CGAGTATGTGAACAGTACGGATGTATGCTtgtatggaggaccaaacctgccatatttacaaatgaatgaatgaataaataaatgtccacatcaatgcatttagacagaaataaatgaatacatgtattaattaatgcacaattgtcaatcaatagttacttataatttacatttatgtatgtatttatttctgtatttatttatttattcattcattcatttatgtctgtattcattaatttatttctgtattcattcatttatttatttatttattcattcattcattcattcattcattcattcatttatttattcattcattcctgtatttcttcatctcaatatgttaatgagatgtgtcAATCAACAATAGGTAGGCGGTATTTGACACACCATTGGCTAATCGTTTTCAACGCGTTGTATTCGATTAGGTTAGCCTTACCttgctgtcatggaaaaagggcAATTGCCAGAGGCTTGGCCAGGCTGGCCGATCtcgttgaaaatgaaaatgtatatccaatCATACCGTAGCAACCGCTactgagagaagaaggtccgacaactttgctactgagctatcctagctagtgatagcaaacgccagctagttgccaggagcttgacatactgtatcaatgttgaacaagaacgtcccaaaaggccattatgaactttttttatttaaatctttgtagcattttgtgaatgggcaacctactcctgagtatcccaaggtatgcataaggcacaacctgagagcaataacctggcgatctgatacaaagccatagcattacatcaggatcatcattttacaagcaagttatcgctatagtgactgtgaaatactttcagcaacacgcacacacatccctatcttgctccacactgctacgttactgtactgttctctagattgtcaccaacctagctagctagatagatacctctccacagtctctcgCCCTAGAgtgaataaataacaataataaagaatctttataggttattagctaccttgaaatattatatgcagATCTTACGGAAAAATGCGGAAGTGCTTGCACTAGTTAGCTAGATTGAATCTAAGGCTCTGGATTGATTGCAAAATGTCTGAACGTCAGTTTCCACGCCTACTGGCCTCCTCTCATTATCATATtgggaacaatgaatgaatgaatgaatgaatgaataaatgcacgaatgaatgaatgaatgaataaataaataaatgaatacagaaataaatacatacataaatgtaaattataagtaaatattgattgacaattgtgcgttaattaatacatttattcatttatttctgtctaaatgcatggaagtggacatttatttattcattcattcatttataaatatggcaggtttggtcctccatatgCTTGCCTCCAAGATATCGGTAAACCAAATCTTTCTTAACACTCGGTCTGGTCATTGACTCACACAACGAGAACATCACAATTCCTACTCCTGCAAGTGTTTTTCTAGGACAACCCAAATCGCTTACAGTTTTGAAAGTGTGTAATTATTATCTGGGACAATAAGGTAGTTTTGGAAAAGCCTAATAAGCAAATACACTGCAGTCTGGAATTACAGTATAGGATGTAACATTATCACTAATATTATTAagtgcacatatttacatattagataaagcactaatattattgagtgcacatatttacatattagatAAAGCACTAGTATTATTAagtgcacatatttacatattagataaagcactaatattattaagtgcacatatttacacactaaataaatattattaagtgcacatatttacatatgagacaaagtgacctgACTGGACAACACTGTAAATCACTGAAAGTGAGTGAACTGAGTTCTGCTGAGCTCTGAATGCAGTGAATAAAAGGTCATAGATtcttagaggagaagagaatatGATTTATATTAATATGATGATGACATTTTGAAGGTCCCAGGTCCTAGAGAAACGGTACGGAAATGAGGAGAGGAGTTTTTGGATGCCTgtctcattttttaaatattacatgGGCTGGCACCTCCACCATTAAATTAGTTTAGTATAAAGCTCAAGGATGGTAATGGCTTGGCAACTAGGGCAGTCACCAGGGGAGACTGTGttatacagtatagacacaGTACGTTTGGACAGACCGCCTTCTCAGTACGCGCCTCTAATTACTGGAATACCCTCCCTACTGATGTAAGGGAGTGCGCCAGTATTTCAGTGTTCAAAAACAAGCTTAAGAAATGGATACAAAATAACCAAACCTGCAACCATAATTAGGCCACTGCACTACTCACACCGTAACTTCTTTTTCTGTCTAACAccttgtctgtctggtttttacaatttgttatcttaactgcactgttttgtcacactgttgtttaccttgtatgtctgtctggtttttacaatttgttatcttaactgcactgttttgtcaaacggttgcttatctttttttattattattattattattatttgcgtGAGGCTGGCCAGTTAGAGATAGAAAGGGTGGGGGAAGCAGAAGGGGAAACAACAACTCTCTTAAGAAGCTCTTGACTGGgtcaactcttcagagagcacctcccttcccaaCTTGAACTTCTACTAGTACCtaacttacagtagttacattcttgcacttacagcagttacattcttgcacttttatctacttcttatgtaaagtagtatttattgttacactaggtctctattgctcgtagcttgattgtcctcgacccttgtacgtcactttggaccaaatgtaaatctaaatgtaacAAGTGATCAatgtacacagcacacacagggtaaatgtacataatacatacaaacatcatatggtacgtacatgatgcatacaaaacagCTTAATGggtattactattactattacaagggtaagtagagtaggaGCAGAAAAACATGTCAATGGTGGCAATTATATACATTGCAGGAAactagagtatggggtagaataagtgtatgacagtaTGGTGGGGACGGGTACATGTGGactgagggtttctacaagtagattgGGTGGAGGGACTACAGCTGCATCCCACAGTGAGGATAGTCCAGACTATGAAGggtggagaaagaaacagagtgaATGCGTAGAGTTCAGCTGCAAATATGTGTAGacgtacttaatggatatggtgatgaggaacaatgtttctcCATCCATCAGCACACTATAAGAGAAATAacattttgttagtagacatcaatttgacaaagagataaggagatacatttaggtaaggAATTAAAAGTGGTTAATATGGCCATTTAATCAGTATGGTGCATGCAGATCATAGTAAAGAATACACagcagtgcccaactggctggtgacagccgcaacacgagCTGTATGCtctacccgggatccgtaaaggctctccttcacgatacaacaacatacgctgtctgtagcccagttttattgatattgggaattgtatgtgttttgttgtggtgtgttaTGGTGAGTTATGTTGGATGGCTTGGTCCATGCggaattttagttatacaagcatagtaagggtggcagcctcattttgatggtatatggtcatggtcatgtgatggtgtatgtggtcatgtgatggtatgtggtcatgtgatggtatgtggtcatgtgatggtatatggtcatgtgatggcatatggtcatgtgatggtatatggtcatgtgatggtatatggtcatgtgatggtatatggtcatggtcatgtgatggtatgtggtcatgtgatgggCCGATAAACACACGTGTCGTTCCCACTCTGCCGTCCAGGATGTGCActatttagttttgtgttccGGGTCAGATCACCCTGAGACAAGTTAGAGCACACTACCCATTCCCCCAAAAAATCATTCAAATCCAGAGTCTCAAAAACCCTCTTGTGTCTTGTGGTCGTAGGACGCAAAAAGAGAGGCCGccttctcctgtgtcctgtgtgatgtcacagaAGAGTGTCAGGTCAAAGGGCACGCCACAGGATGTCAAAGAACAGGAGAAGGTCACAGAGTAAGTCAACCTTCAcctcactgcacagaggagcAGATTCACTAAACTagttttattctttttattcTATTAGAattgtttcagattttgtattttctcttttattaatttattatacAGATTATTGTCTGTCTGGAacctctttgtaatgttatgaatgttatgACTAGTTCTCACAGGAATGTCATGAAGAAACAGGACTACCCTTTgcccagtgtgtctgtgaggagtgaTGAATCCAGATCCAGCGGAACAGACTCTGGTGTGTCTATGAGGAGTGATGAATCGATAGAcggcagacctaacttcacagGGGAAGGATCCAGGTACACATATTTATAACCAGTGATGGGTCTAATACAGTAACCAAGTAGGGTAGCACCTTACATTTCTAATATTTGTAATTACATTACTGTTACGTACCACTGTAGATAGAATATACTGTAGTTACTTAAATACTAGTTTTCCAGGTAGGTAAATTAATGTATTCCAATCTGCCCACCCTGTTTACCTGGTGTCATATTGTTCAGACTAGGGATGTGCATCTCCAGCActgaggctggtgtgtgtgtgtgtgtgtgtgtgtgtgtgtgtgtgtgtgtgtgtgagtgtgtctttcatCTCCATCTCTAAGGCtgatgcgtgtgtatgtgtgtgtgtgtgtgtgtcttccatcTACATCTCTGAAGCGATACACAAATAAGTGCTTTGCCAAAGATCCGATACATTAAGATACACATGAAGCAACTACTTATGTCATACGATACAATTCACCCCAATTGCTATGAGTCAAACCTGCCAACAATGTaattttgtatgtctgtgtgctaaacttgtgttttattttttaatgggATACAATTCACCCCTTTTGTTTTGCAGTGCGATTTGACACGATGTGATTCAATGCAAAAAAATATGATGCTCTACAAATCAATATGGCACAGAACAGATAgtttgatttttatttatttggttcCTCTTAAGCAGACAGCAAATCATAAATGAACTAAAAAGTGCCATTTTTACTTCACATATTTGTTTCTCTAGTACTGTAAGCAACTCAGATGAGTCACGACTAAATAGTCCCTGTCACAAtgaattaaatgttttattggATATTCTCTAACGCGAAATTAGGATATTTAAAGTATCATCATTTTAATAGAACTTTGCAtgaataataaaacaaacatcagTCAAAAATATCAGTGTTTTTTGGAGGATTCTGCTCCATACGTGCAATGGACATGCTACCAGAATAATCCATAACGACCAATACACGTGTAATGAGTGGAGACATAAAACAGTGAGAGTATGTTAGGCTATGGATACTTTTCTCATGGCACTTTGATTTCGTGATCTCTATCCAGGCCATCAAGGGGCTTGATTTTCACCATGTGATATTAATTTAGGTTGACGTTATGTGCAATTTGAAGATGAGGGAGCGTGCTTGAGAAACATTTAAGAGAGGAGGAATTAATCTAAATGTTAAATTATTGGTCAAACATTGTTATACACATTTCAAGGGCATAGGGCCTATACCAATAtgtaaaataaatcattttttgcCAATGCAACTGTATTTCAGAGCCTACAAAGGGACAATGAAACAAACGGCTCAAAACCAGTACAGCTCGTAATGTCATGGCCTTTATAATATTTGATCTTTGACCTTTTGATTATGGCTGCTTGACTGCTCCTACCAAACAGATTCctacaaacattcattcattcaacaaATCCATTCATGTGTCCTTGTAGAGTGTCAGCTGGACGGGTGCTGTGTGATGTCTGCCCAAATCCTGCTGTGAAGACCTGTGTGACCTGTGGGGATTCCTACTGCAGGACCTGCATCAGGCCTCACTACTCTGACCCAGATCTGGAGAGACACCAGCTACAGGACCTTCAGGATCAGAGCCTCTGTCAACAGCACCAGAGACAGCTGGAGTTCTACTGCAGGACCGACCAATCACCAATCTGCTCACGCTGTTTTCTTAAAGATCACAAGGGACATGATATCGTGGAGCAGGTgggcacatatacacatcagGAGTGGTGTCTTTGTTATTGTACCACGGCTTGGATAGATTTTCTATTGTGACACGTGCTTTAGAACATCATTTAACTTGGATATATGAAGCAGTTCCAGgttttgtactgtattttgAAGGAAGTACAGAGAGTAGCAACAATTATATctgcaaatgaacacacaagTGTGGCAACTCAGCATCTTTGATGTGTCAAGACACTTATTTATATGAACATCACAAGAGTAGAAGCATGTTAAATATGTCAGAAGTAGCTTTTAGTTTATCTTTGCTGAAGACCACAGTGATTTTACTAACCTTAAGCTCAGCAGAATTCTGGGACATGCTAGCTTGGCAATGAGAGATATGGAACTAACGACAgagctttggccatagcaaccatccatttagaactaataactgggctttggccatagcaaccatccatttagaactaataactgggctttggccatagcaaccatccatttagaactaacaactgggctttggccatagcaaccatccatttagaactaacgACTTTGGgttttaacttaaaaaaagactCCTTGTGTGGCAGAATGTATGGCAGAAAGTAGTAGTTCTACAATCAAGTCTGTTTTAGGGATCAATGTGTAAAATGATATTCCCAAATGAACATAACACACGTGTGGCAACTGTTGCATAAGTGGTGGCGTGTCGTTCGTTATCCCTTCTTTACCCTACACAGCAGTCAGTCTCTCCCCTGTCAGTCTCTGGACAGGCAGGACATTCTCAAGATGAACCCAGTTTCTCTGCTCTCTaatgttttattcttgtttGCACAGGATGCACACGAGACACAATGCAAAGTTACGAAAACAGGaggtatttaatattttaaaacttttataaaaaataagtaaaaattTGTGTTTAGCACTAAAACCTCACGTTTCAgcttccatctccacctccatcattCTCAGGTGTTCCTCCACCTGGGCAGATCCAGTTCCCCTCAGTGCAGCCAGATTCTGTGACTTTAAGATGgtcaccaccagagggcgctcCTGGCCCCCACAGGTACAGGGTGACCAGGAGACGAGGCCAAGAGCAGCGCAGCATCGTGGTGACGGGTCTTCAGATGGAGGTGACAGGTCTTCTTCCAGGAGAGAAGTACCACTTTACTGTGGCCACCCTCAGTGAAGATGGCCGCCAGAGCCCATGCGTGGAGGGATCTGTACACACAGGTGAGGATTAACACCTGATTTGTGGTCAGTCCATAACTGTTTAGTGTTAGAAATTTGTGAAAACTCTCTAACTTACATATCATGAAAAAACTACCATAGACTGACCACACATTTCATCCAAGTGTTACAACCCTGGCACAGGGGGAAGCAACACAATGAGAACAGGAAAACCCAAACTTAACACACATTGGTGCGAGTTGGTACATCAGAGAAGAGATCTGGGTGTTTCTCAATTATCTGAATAATCAGGGGCTTCAAGGAGGACATGTTAGCCAAGATATTAGAGTTTTGGAACCTGGCCTAAGAAATCTCTGCCGAGCTGGCAGACTCTGTATCATGGACAGAACTGGACAAACTGGTTCAACAGAAGCATCACCAAGCACCTCTGTTTTGCTATTGACTTAACTACAGGTCTCCATAGTAATTGCATCCTCCGGCACCATAGTGTAGGGTCtgttttttattgtattgttttgccaAACCCTGTTCGATCTAAATCTAAATTGCCATAAGAATGTCAGAAAGAACGATGTCAGATGGATCATACGGCtttacacacattttattattattgttgcctTGATTATTCCATGACAACTCAGCTACACAAACTGTTAATGGCTAGATGAGAGAATCAGTCCATCCAGCCTCTAATTCATAGCTACACAGTTAGGAGTGCTCTTAAGTAAACATGGGTCTGTTTGTCTAATGCAGAGTCTTGTTGATCTTCAGTGCTGCTGTTGGGGGTTATCTCCTTTACTAAAGTGCAGTCATTGCTGTGGTCTTCATATTATTTAACATATAGGCCAATGGGCCTAACAAACATGCATGAAAGCAAGCTACATAAGATATTAggaacattgggcctcattctcgaatgcagttgagaagaatttaagaaggaatttcttctgaactcctcttccggtggatttagggaaacatttgtattcatggaagttttctcatctgggatttgttctgaacttcagaagactttcagaacgcgaaatagcagtcgtaaatcggccagagttttctcaattGTGATTCCTTataaaaccacaagatggccctgtgaatttgtgagaaatcgttgctgattgtgttcacatcaactctacatacatcctcagatttaaataattataataataataaatatgagaatttatagtcatgattctacgaggcaccgtgatgtcataaaataaataaaaggactacagcaggatgctgcgctcgtctagtgagcgtcgtttggcactgcagtctgtgcaagtacagcaatccagactattctcatttgtagttccacgttggtggaacgaactgcctagcactaccagagcaggggcgtccctctctacctttaagaagcttttgaagacccaactcttcagagagcacctcccttcctaactggcacttcgactagtacttaacttgcaattacagcagttacattcctgcacttctttttcttttctatttagtttttctatttcttatgtaaaatagtatttattgttacactaggtctctattgctcatagcttgtctgttctctcccttgtacgtcgctttggacaaaagcgtctgctaaatgactaaatgtaaatgtaaatgtacacgaacactgcaaatgtaagtgaatgaatatatcagcactaaactcaatcgcgttgatatagccatagtgtaatagaatggacacatcttcatcctgcaacagtacctccacctctgcaccggtgaagttactttccgctttgacatgactcgcttccGATTTGCTTTCGCGTGGACTCGGTTgtttccgactgcacacgtcactgctgttgcgtgcccttataaggagctggcggggcgtgtatgtatgcaaatccaggtgcacgagaacgtgctttcaatttaagaaaactgtTCCGGCGGAGCActgctcagaacacttctggtgcgtaggaacacattttcaagcgttcatgaatgtGGCGGAGGTCTTTTCcgtacgttgtttttccgaagtccgtaagaaacatttcagaagaaacttcagaaaatgttcgagaatgaggcccattattTCTGTAGACTATAGTGGAAAAGTAAGTGAGGAGGTCAGTAGGGATGGGTGGCCTAATTTATTTAGGTTACCGTTTATGCAGCAGAAAAAAGAATGTGCGGTATGAACGCCTGTCAATCATTACACCAAAAACATTCAGGTTGTCTTTAAAGTATCATAGCGCCTGACCTAGCATCTGAGCTGAGTCTCTACCAACAAGTCCCTAGCAACGCAATGCAGAGAATGTGCTGAGTGTTCATCAGAGATCCTCTGTACTGAAGATGAAACACTACAGGCTACGCCAATGGCATGAAATAGTACACACTTCCAGTCTCCCAAGTGATAGTGTGAGCCTCTcctctggatggatggatgaaggtATAGGAGGGCATTGCAACACAACACCAGCTGCTTCATTCAAGCCTACGCAGCTGGTATGAAAAGTGGCATTAGCTATTACTAACAGATCGTATTTTACTAACCTGGCTGCATCCTATAAAAGATAGTTAAGTTCTTGTTACTGCAGCCTATTGCAGCACAAAGCTTCGGTCATTTTTAACACTAACTATACATTTTAATGTATAGTATAGTGTACGTTTAATGCTTGCGCCTTATTTTGCCACTGTTTTTTATCTGTAGCGAAGCGTGATAAATGTAAGGAGGCCCATCACATTATTTGCCTCTTCAGGTACACAATGTTTAGCAATATGGTGCTAAACTTATGCTACGTACAGTACATTTCACAGTAACAGTGCTTCTAATCACTTCAATCAGCACCATGATAAGTAGTTTAATCGTCTAAATCATAGTCATCACTTACtataaaacaaagacaaactaaGAACAATATAGTCCAGGTAATAAATGTCTGTAGGATTGAAGTTATCAAAATGATAAATAATTGGACAAATGGGCTGCCTTCAGGCACTGTAAATAGGACTATGTAATCACAAACTGAACATCAGGAACAGAAACATTGGATGATTGGTATTGCAAATATAAGGAAATATACTCTTGAGCCCCATTGCAGTAAAATATGTAGGGCTGTCCTTAAAATGTTTGAGCTCAACTTACTTCTACAACAGCGGTATTCTCCACTCTTTCAATGAGGCGAAACCATCTGGCATTTACAGGCACATTTAAATTATCCCTGTTCAGACTAAGAGCAGATTCTTCATGCCCACGAAATGCCACTTCTTGCCCCCCCATGTACAACACCACACTGATTAGCCTCTTCACTTTCTCAAGGCTTTTAGTTACCTGGCTATAGTGTTTTAGACGCTTATGGCAACTGCTTGATCGGTCAATCCTTACTTTGCCAAATAGTTTTAATTTAAGACTAGATGTAATGTGGGATTTCTCGTGTCTGTCAACATGACAGACCAATTTAGATAAAACTGCAAACTATCAAACTATTAGTTGTTTGGCTTCTTCCTCGattgagagaggaggtgtgtgatggtgaaaaGTGAATGATAGTGAAGGACATGTATCGCTGGCTGGCTGGTATCGCCTACCTCAGATCATCTTTCTGTTATAGTTAGTTTGAGTTCTAAATTTGTAATGACTCTGACTAGCTGTAGACTCTGAACTGAGATCTGAGTGAATGCCCATTTTAGAGCAAGTTCCCATCCTTTTGTTTCATGAAAtggctctgctctgtctgtgatTGGAACTGATGTAACTGATGTTACATTGTCTCTTCTGCAGAGGTTCCAATGCCAGAGAATCTCACTGTAGAATCAAACTCCTCGTGTGTCTCTTTGAAGTGGACCAAACCAGATGGACTAGACCAGGTGTCTTACCTGCTGGAACTTTTCTGTGAGGGACAGGGGGAACAGCCGAGGATCATTCACACAGATTTACTCTTTCATTCTATCTCGGATTTCCAACATGGCAATAAATACACTGTCCAAGTATCTACACTGAAAAATGAACGTCAAAGCAAACCCACCTCGAAAAGTTTTACAACAGGTAAGAAAAAAGACCAAACTTCTGTACAATTGGAATGAATCATCACTTATGTATTACTATAatactattttttttaacttttcagagattccagtcccagagcgtctgactgtgaactccatcactgcatcatctgctagtctcagctggctggtgtctcctgagatggagcagactccacacagcttcctggtctcttaccagagtgaagggactgagccaaagtccattTCTACTGAGTCATGCCGCACAGTCATCAaaggcctgaaaccaggaactgactacactgttagagtctacactgagctccaacatggaggaaagagccagcctgcttctgttcagatgaagacaggtgagatacaattagtattataatatatacatgGACTTATCCACCAAATTGTCTATTAATTTTGCTGATGTGCAATTAGACAAGGCACAATGACATAATGAATCAGACAACAGTGATATGCAACCTTACCGGTTATGAGATGTGTCCAAGCTATCTGACTGATTTGACTGATTTGACATCTAGActgacaaataaaacattttctgaACTTTTAATTTGAagataaaacattttacagttctTTACACTTTTCaaacactcttcacacagtgtgctttacagACAAACACCTGAGTACATCAAttaaccaccaaaacacttcatacttcataacctttggtgcaaaatgcactagaACCACTaacacacttcatacttcacccaaaagtgactcatgccatcataactatagcatatgctTGAAGTATcgcaaaatgcatatattgtTGCTGTATATTGTAGTTTTGCATAGTTCAGTTGCATggcaaaataaattaaaaatgtatatgacaCCTCTTTTagtacatattgtaatataaaacaaatacaggaaatatgaaattcagctaagACAGCTGCTTTGCAGACTTTTTGTAATATAGTATACCACAGAAAAGTTTGCAGACATTTTCGACATCAAACTGCATCAGGCCTGTTTGTGTATATCACTCAATAGCTAAGTTGAATTAAAGGGTTAAAGTAACTTAATGTTTCTGTTAAGGTGAAGATGTGTGTTAAAGTAAAGTAGATAGAGTACAAGTGCTTAGACTGTAGAATATTATATACTACACTGTCAGCTAGAAGCATGCATTTACAGGTGACTGGAAGAGTTCATTAGCGCCCCCTGTGGGGAGGAAAAGCATAGACAGACATAAAGACAGTGGACATTTTAACCAGGTAGTGTAGTAGAAGAAAGACATAAAAGCAATGCAATCCAGTAACCCTGTACAAACAGCCAAATATGTTTTTACCCCCCAGAACACCTCCTTCCTAAGCTGCTGTCAACCTTGGGCCTGGGGGATCTTCATGGAGGGAAGCTCACACTCAGCTCAGTCCTGGAGATCAACAGTAATACAGTGTCTGACAAACCAGCACAAAGTCTGAAGCAGCTACCATGGACCTTCTTAAGGAAACTGATGATGTCCAATTTATATGCAAGAGATATCAAATGTGCACAAGACCAGCCAATGTATGATTATAGTTACACTGATGCTAATGATGATTTTGATGACATACATCCTCTAGATTTGATCACTGCTCTTTTCCACTGCTCAGATCCTTTCCTCCAGCAGGAAATGGTCTCCAAAATGTCCCTGTGCCAGTTTGCTGTTCCTTTGCTGTTGCCAAACtgtgacacacagcagagcactcTGATGCTGTGGGCCATGAGAGACCTGGTTAAAAAGTTCGGACTTCACTCTCTAGCAGGTGACAGGACATTTGTAGAGGGCAGGATCGTAGAAATGGACATCCCCATGGTGTCTTTTGTTAGACTAGGAGAGAGCAGTCTGCCCAAATCTCGAACTCTGAACAAGTTGTTCAGTAATCCTCATCAGCACAACGACACATTTGTTCACTGTGAAATGGAGTCTGGTGATGTGCCCAGGAGAATCTCAGATGGTCTGGTTGAAGTCAGCTGGTATCTACCCTGTGGGAACACAAACATTGACATGTTCACACAGCCAGTGGCCATAGCCAATCTGAGAGGAGATGGTAGGTTGTTTAAGACCCAGATGTCCTTCCTGTATGAGACCTCAGCTGCAGTTTTCATCTTCAGTGATGACCTAGAGGGAGACCTCAGCACtctgaacaacagagagagcagagctgagctgtTCCTGGTCACCAACTCTCAGAGTAAGACCTTCAACAAGGAGACACTCTGGGAGACGAATGTGATCATCAAGAGAAGGCAGAATGATGTAGAGTTTGTAAAGACTTTGCGTGGCCATGTGAAGGGTGTCATTGGAAAGAATCCACATAATATGAAAGTGGAAGACATGGCTGCTGTTGCTCGACGTGTTGGTATTGTGGTTGATGAGGACTGCACTGAGTGTACAAATGGCAGAACAAATGCTGAAGGCATCACGCAAA
The nucleotide sequence above comes from Clupea harengus unplaced genomic scaffold, Ch_v2.0.2, whole genome shotgun sequence. Encoded proteins:
- the LOC122129291 gene encoding probable E3 ubiquitin-protein ligase MID2 — its product is MCPCRVSAGRVLCDVCPNPAVKTCVTCGDSYCRTCIRPHYSDPDLERHQLQDLQDQSLCQQHQRQLEFYCRTDQSPICSRCFLKDHKGHDIVEQDAHETQCKVTKTGGVPPPGQIQFPSVQPDSVTLRWSPPEGAPGPHRYRVTRRRGQEQRSIVVTGLQMEVTGLLPGEKYHFTVATLSEDGRQSPCVEGSVHTGED